A window from Leguminivora glycinivorella isolate SPB_JAAS2020 chromosome 16, LegGlyc_1.1, whole genome shotgun sequence encodes these proteins:
- the LOC125234748 gene encoding filaggrin-2-like, whose product MKLFILAALIAVSSAARLEHLEQQRGLKEYLPPFQSGQSFGQQGFGGSNSLDAGDSAGFGSAPQGVRAGATGVRGFSSFDAARSNQYLPPDHGPSGSHGAQGQDSFGASSHQFDSQSQFGQNNKFGAQASSSFGSQGSNGFSAHGSQSSNGFGAHGSQSSNGFGAHGSQGSKGFGAHGSQSSNGFGAHGSQSSNGFGAQGSSFGSQGFGSQGSSGFGSQGSFGAQGASQQNLRQYLAPKTSHDNIPQQPFDPATGYIY is encoded by the exons ATGAAGCTG TTCATCCTTGCCGCCCTCATCGCCGTCAGCTCCGCTGCCCGCTTGGAGCATCTTGAACAGCAGCGGGGACTGAAGGAGTACCTTCCTCCTTTCCAGTCTGGACAGAGCTTTGGTCAACAGGGTTTTGGAGGCTCCAACAGTCTTGATGCTGGTGACTCTGCTGGCTTCGGATCAGCTCCTCAGGGAGTGAGGGCTGGCGCGACTGGCGTCCGTGGCTTTTCCTCGTTCGATGCTGCCCGCTCTAACCAGTACCTTCCTCCTGATCACGGTCCGTCTGGCAGCCACGGTGCTCAAGGCCAAG ATTCCTTCGGAGCCTCCAGCCACCAGTTCGATTCCCAGTCTCAGTTCGGCCAGAACAACAAGTTCGGCGCTCAGGCATCCAGCAGCTTCGGATCTCAAGGCTCTAACGGCTTCAGCGCCCATGGATCTCAAAGCTCCAACGGATTTGGCGCCCATGGATCTCAGagctcaaacggtttcggcGCCCATGGGTCTCAGGGTTCCAAGGGCTTCGGCGCTCACGGATCTCAGAGCTCCAACGGTTTTGGCGCCCATGGATCTCAGAGCTCCAATGGCTTCGGCGCTCAGGGCTCCAGCTTCGGCTCCCAAGGCTTTGGATCCCAAGGCTCCAGCGGCTTCGGATCTCAAGGATCCTTTGGAGCCCAAGGCGCTAGCCAACAGAACCTCCGCCAATACCTTGCGCCTAAGACCTCCCATGATAACATCCCTCAGCAACCCTTCGACCCGGCGACTGGCTACATCTACTAA